Within the Osmerus mordax isolate fOsmMor3 chromosome 6, fOsmMor3.pri, whole genome shotgun sequence genome, the region cttctctaaAGTGAAGATGGAGGAAATTGAGTTGGAACTAGACAATGATCATCAAATGTCAGATTATTTACAGTGCTACACCGACACCACTGTGAAATCTAACCCTGTTATTAACTGTGATGAAACCGAAttagaaaagccattcaaaatTGACAAACGCAGAGGGAATTTCAAAATACTGAGGGAGATGCAAGAACACCAGAAAATACCTCAGAGCACTCACTTTGTTAAAAAGGctcgaaagaaaaaaagatcttgGTGGGATGACAGAGGGAATCTCCAAAGTAAGATCTCAGCGACAGAATCTCAACCTGACGGAGCAAAAGCTGAACCCTGTAACTCCAAGTCTGAATCAGAAATCCTGCCAGGTGAAAACACAGCTAGTCACCCAATCAGAAACGAAAGAAGACTAGAGGAGGAAGCTGTAAACAGACTTAAAAGTAGTAAACGCAGGACTCGGCGGCGACAGGGCGACCCATCAAAGCGTGTGGAATGTGAGGTCTGTGGTCACACTTTTAAATACCAATGTCTGTATATTATTCACAAACGTACTCATACAGGGGAAAAGCCTTACAAGTGTTCTGATTGTGGCAGGGAATTTGCACAGGTTTCTAACTTTAACACGCATAAGAAGAGACATAAGTACACCTACCAGTGTCCATATTGTAAAATCAAGAAATCAAGTGCGAAAGAGTTACGTATTCACTGCAAGATGCACAAGGCCCAGAAATCTAAGACTAGGGACAGAAAGCAGATTCAAAGCAATGTCACTGAAGAAGTCAGAGATTTTTCAAATAACAAAGCTTACCCTTGTACATACTGTGGGAAAGTATTTCGCTTTACGTCTGCCCTTAGGATTCATTTACGTatacacactggggaaaagccatTCACTTGTCAAGTATGCGGGAAAAGCTTTACTCAGGGCCATGTCCTGCGCACTCATATGGGGACACACTGGGCTGTGAAGCCTTATTCTTGTAATCGATGTGGAAAACAGTTCTTAAAAATTAACATTGCAGAAAGGCATGTATGCTGCAGATACACTGTCAAGCATGAAGAACCTTCATTATCTTACACATGCCATGTCTGTAAAAAGACGTTTTCCAAAAAGAGTCAGTACAATAACCATTTGCAAACCCATTCTGGTGCAAAGCTTTTCTGCTGTTCGTTCTGTGATCAGCTCTTTGGTGATTTGTCCGAGTATAATGCACATAGCCAAGCATGCTCTGAGGAAAATACTCATTCATCCCTTCCGAGTGTCAAGGATCAGTCAGCAGCAACACAGTCAGCCTCATTACAGAGAAGTGAACCCTTGGGGCCACTGAAACCCAGAGGCCCCCAGACCTCACAGACCCGCCCCAAAAAGATTGTGTCCTGTATCCTACCCTTCCAAACAAGCATCATACCCTCCCATCATTTCTCCCACTTTGTATCCAAGTTAAACAGACTAGATCAGAGATCGGACCCCAGGAAGTACTTATGCCCACGCTGTGGGCGTTTGTTCAGACACATGGGGCGGCTCAGGGCCCACATGCTTACTCACGCCCGTGACCAGACGTACACCTGTGGCCGCTGCGGCAAGACCCTGGAGAACTGGAGAAAGCTCTGGCAACATCAGAGCGTCCACCGGCAGAAGACTGGACGGTTTTCCTGTCCTGAGTGTGGCCGCGGGTTCCGCTTTGTGGGGCCCTATAAGAAGCACATGAAGGAACACCCTGAGTACCGGTGGATTCAGCAGAGGCCCAATAGAGCCTTCCCCGGACTCGCACGGCAGCCCCTGCTTCTGCCTTATCAGTGTGAGGAGTGCGACGCAAGCTTCGAGGCTCTAGATTTGCTGTTCAGTCACCAGCTTGGCCATTCCCCCTCACAGTACTCAGACAATGGCTGTGACACAGAGTATCGTTCAGACACTGAAGACCACGACGCACAACAAGGCATAACTTTAACCCTTAGCCCTCACACGGTCAGCTGTGGAACAAACTCGCACCCGCATCATCCCTACCATTACCCCTCCCTGCCTGGGAGTTCTGACCAACCCTGTTTCCTGTCAAATCACGCAGACCCACTTTACGCCCTGTCACCACAGACAACTGCTGCCTCCCTACTCCAAAGTCCCAATGTCCCACAAGACCTCAGACCTTTTCAAACCGACTTAACTCCCACCAGCTCCACTTCGGGCCCACAGGCACAGACAATGGCCAGACTACACGAACAAGAAAGTAGTATATTTGGGAAGCCAGTtcgaaagtatgaaaaaacaaCTAAAGTCAACAATAACAGTTGTTCTTTCATCAGGACAAGGGAAAGCACAGGTGTTGGTGTtaagtgtgtggagtgtggtgAGATGTATTCTGTCATATCAGACCTGTATGATCATTACTTGCAGCATGCCAGGGGAGAGTTGTGATGTAGAAGTACCCTCACCCTCAATGTCCCAGGTCAATCATGTGTGCCTCTTTGTGATCAGGAATGCTTTATGGTCAAATGCACAGAAGGTTTGGTTCTATATTCAGGTCAGGAGTGTATAGAGACCCTTACTTAAGAGGTTAATGCTAGGTTTGATTTTTGTATGCTCGATTTTTATCATGGGGTGCAGGTTATACTACACTAATGACAATGATCATTAAAGAACAAGATTGAGTTAGTTA harbors:
- the LOC136944351 gene encoding zinc finger protein 208-like, whose protein sequence is MNIMNSISEMHVDRPVEGQVRRKRGRPPKKSKMPLQTEPCPPSLQGKKDADTLSATTNVAPLNTKCAKVVNGNSCNTPDLEHSLNHERINSENPICDSSNHDLKPPDSIQVPQKRKRGRPRKTVNTAIGGATADSGTPGVGAPVKESTKSPPHSGVYDVTEVHPGGRPRRTRGILHNLTPEGRGPPEVEVSISSGISERPEKKVSRHQSTQKDSKVLSNSASLDDSSVPGRRKQMEEDGVLKNTITDPQPVVGLKRRGRPRKKSTVMRQVALALIGLQSNEAAVTPQDKKQCGPTTSVNTNPEKSLNSGIDTRPKLPGDVYSQQAVKSLDAVGSHGIRSTRSGEVFSKVKMEEIELELDNDHQMSDYLQCYTDTTVKSNPVINCDETELEKPFKIDKRRGNFKILREMQEHQKIPQSTHFVKKARKKKRSWWDDRGNLQSKISATESQPDGAKAEPCNSKSESEILPGENTASHPIRNERRLEEEAVNRLKSSKRRTRRRQGDPSKRVECEVCGHTFKYQCLYIIHKRTHTGEKPYKCSDCGREFAQVSNFNTHKKRHKYTYQCPYCKIKKSSAKELRIHCKMHKAQKSKTRDRKQIQSNVTEEVRDFSNNKAYPCTYCGKVFRFTSALRIHLRIHTGEKPFTCQVCGKSFTQGHVLRTHMGTHWAVKPYSCNRCGKQFLKINIAERHVCCRYTVKHEEPSLSYTCHVCKKTFSKKSQYNNHLQTHSGAKLFCCSFCDQLFGDLSEYNAHSQACSEENTHSSLPSVKDQSAATQSASLQRSEPLGPLKPRGPQTSQTRPKKIVSCILPFQTSIIPSHHFSHFVSKLNRLDQRSDPRKYLCPRCGRLFRHMGRLRAHMLTHARDQTYTCGRCGKTLENWRKLWQHQSVHRQKTGRFSCPECGRGFRFVGPYKKHMKEHPEYRWIQQRPNRAFPGLARQPLLLPYQCEECDASFEALDLLFSHQLGHSPSQYSDNGCDTEYRSDTEDHDAQQGITLTLSPHTVSCGTNSHPHHPYHYPSLPGSSDQPCFLSNHADPLYALSPQTTAASLLQSPNVPQDLRPFQTDLTPTSSTSGPQAQTMARLHEQESSIFGKPVRKYEKTTKVNNNSCSFIRTRESTGVGVKCVECGEMYSVISDLYDHYLQHARGEL